A region of Colletotrichum higginsianum IMI 349063 chromosome 10, whole genome shotgun sequence DNA encodes the following proteins:
- a CDS encoding Cytochrome P450 52A11 yields MTLLKYATPQNLEKLGPLLQWKLLAVAAIPLLVIFYLQRSKAPTLDIKQFSHFPQPEEADPQRGHWPWIEKSAGLGDPRRAFDQSRTCTDEILYEQAQKLGFPPVLLVDWRPIEKFLILFILDNEVAEQVTKPSKQYSTSVPKHPAIQHLAPLVGARSLVTTDGEEWKGLRKRILPGFQPQHLLSLVKVIVEKSQTFIELMEQKAATGEEFCLEGYTTNLAFDVIGIVTFDMDLNAQIDGKQSDVLLTYSALSQAFNKRVPGKHWLWTYFTENERTIRRLDKRLDGILKEEIVKQHKKLVAGDATASRSVATLSLHGIDVLTPEILQQTSDTLRGFLFAGHDTTSILLQWCFYELHRRPSSAQALKDELDEVFGADTSPKSVIEQLLSPEAGKLLSRLPYTDAVIKEALRLHPPGTTARVAPKGSNTTLTLPNGQQLVVDDLCVTPRAYIIQRHPKLFGETKDDFIPERWLGEEGAKIPDSAFRPYERGPRRCTGSELANLEVRIVLACVARHFEFVKVGQGELELDEKEQPVLDDKGFYKTKSTMFSTHLVTAKPVDGMKVKVRINGQTQ; encoded by the exons ATGACCCTGCTCAAGTACGCTACGCCACAGaacctcgagaagctcggtCCGCTTCTGCAGTGGAAGCTTCTCGCCGTGGCCGCGATCCCGCTTCTTGTGATCTTCTATCTTCAACGGTCCAAGGCCCCTACCCTCGACATCAAGCAATTCTCGCACTTCCCCCAGCCGGAAGAGGCGGATCCGCAAAGAGGACACTGGCCATGGATCGAGAAATCCGCGGGTCTCGGTGATCCTCGCAGGGCTTTTG ACCAATCTCGCACTTGCACAGATGAAATCCTCTACGAACAGGCACAGAAGCTCGGTTTCCCGCCCGTCCTCCTAGTCGACTGGCGCCCGATCGAGAAGTTCCTGATTCTCTTCATTCTGGACaacgaggtcgccgagcAGGTTACCAAACCCTCGAAGCAATACAGCACCAGCGTACCGAAGCACCCCGCCATACAGCATCTGGCTCCTCTGGTCGGCGCGCGTTCTCTTGTTACGACGGAT GGAGAGGAATGGAAGGGCTTACGCAAGAGAATCTTGCCTGGCTTCCAACCACAACATCTCCTTAGTCTGGTGAAGGTCATTGTGGAAAAGTCGCAGACCTTCATTGAGCTTATGGAGCAGAAGGCCGCCACTGGTGAGGAGTTCTGCTTGGAAGGGTACACCACGAATCTGGCTTTCGACGTCATTG GTATCGTCACATTTGACATGGACCTTAACGCGCAGATTGATGGCAAGCAGAGTGATGTGCTGTTGACGTACAGCGCGTTGTCGCAGGCCTTCAACAAGCGGGTGCCCGGAAAACACTGGTTGTGGACCTACTTCACCGAGAACGAGCGAACAATCAGGCGCCTTGACAAGAGACTCGACGGCATTCTGAAGGAAGAGATCGTCAAGCAGCACAAGAAGctggtcgccggcgacgccacGGCATCCCGAAGTGTGGCGACGCTGAGTCTGCACGGCATCGATGTCCTGACTCCCGAGATTCTTCAGCAGACCAGCGATACTTTACGGGGTTTCCTCTTTGCCGGCCATGACACAACGAGTATCCTGTTGCAATGGTGTTTCTACGAGCTTCATAGGCGCCCCTCTTCGGCGCAAGCTCTGAAGGACGAGCTTGACGAGGTTTTCGGCGCGGACACGAGTCCGAAGTCTGTCATTGAGCAGCTCTTGAGCCCTGAAGCCGGAAAGCTGTTGAGCCGTCTGCCCT ATACCGACGCAGTTATCAAAGAGGCTCTCAGACTTCACCCGCCCGGCACGACAGCCAGAGTCGCCCCCAAAGGATCCAACACCACTCTGACTTTGCCAAACGGGCAacagctcgtcgtcgacgatctGTGTGTAACACCGCGGGCTTACATCATCCAACGTCATCCCAAGCTCTTTGGCGAGACCAAGGATGACTTCATCCCCGAACGGTGGCTCGGAGAAGAGGGGGCTAAGATCCCGGACAGCGCGTTCAGGCCATACGAGAGAGGCCCGAGACGCTGTACTGGGTCGGAGCTTGCGAACCTTGAGGTTCGCATCGTCCTGGCCTGTGTCGCGAGGCACTTTGAATTCGTCAAggtcggccagggcgagctggagctggacgagAAGGAACAGCCTGTGCTCGACGACAAGGGTTTCTACAAGACCAAGTCAACGATGTTTTCC ACTCACCTTGTCACCGCGAAACCCGTCGACGGGATGAAGGTGAAGGTTCGCATCAATGGTCAGACGCAGTAA